From the Saimiri boliviensis isolate mSaiBol1 chromosome X, mSaiBol1.pri, whole genome shotgun sequence genome, one window contains:
- the LOC101029041 gene encoding retrotransposon Gag-like protein 8C, which translates to MDGRVQLIKALLALPIRPATRRWRNPIPFPETFDGDTDRLPEFIVQTGSYMFVDENTFSSDALKVTFLITRLTGPALQWVIPYIKKESPLLNDYRGFLAEMKRVFGWEEDEDF; encoded by the coding sequence ATGGACGGTCGGGTGCAGCTGATAAAGGCCCTCCTGGCCTTGCCGATCCGGCCCGCGACGCGTCGCTGGAGGAACCCGATTCCCTTTCCCGAGACGTTTGACGGCGATACCGACCGGCTCCCGGAGTTCATCGTGCAGACGGGCTCCTACATGTTCGTGGACGAGAACACGTTCTCCAGCGATGCCCTGAAGGTGACGTTCCTCATCACCCGCCTCACGGGGCCCGCCCTGCAGTGGGTGATCCCCTACATCAAGAAGGAGAGCCCCCTCCTCAATGATTACCGGGGCTTCCTGGCCGAGATGAAGCGGGTCTTTGGATGGGAGGAGGACGAGGACTTCTAG